The proteins below come from a single Geobacillus thermoleovorans genomic window:
- the thiO gene encoding glycine oxidase ThiO codes for MTHRYDVAIVGGGVIGAAIGFELAKRRHRVAIFEKGTMGSGASSAAAGMLGAQSEFSTSSPLVPLALQSRALMPALAEELRERTGIDIGLVEKGLIKLATTEEEADDLYRHYTFWRGIGEPVQWLTKGEALEMEPRLAAEALAGAMYIPGDGQVSAPDLAAALAYAAASAGACLYEYTEVFDIRSDSSGHVLDTTGGTFAAEAVVIASGAWAARLGARVGLSLSVYPVKGECVMVRAPVPLLQTTVFAKNGYYIVPKSGNRLLIGATSTPGTFDRRVSAGGVMNLLHRAAHLVPDIEQAEWVASWSGIRPQTEDGLPYLGEHPERRGLFVAAGHYRNGILLSPLTGLLVADLVERKETAFDLAPFSLTRHIGKVGVE; via the coding sequence ATGACGCATCGGTATGACGTCGCCATCGTCGGCGGCGGGGTGATTGGGGCGGCCATCGGTTTTGAGCTCGCCAAGCGGCGGCATCGCGTCGCCATTTTTGAAAAAGGAACGATGGGAAGCGGGGCGTCAAGCGCGGCAGCCGGCATGCTTGGGGCGCAATCCGAGTTTTCGACGTCAAGCCCGCTTGTGCCGCTTGCCTTGCAAAGCCGAGCTCTCATGCCGGCCTTGGCTGAAGAGCTGAGGGAGAGGACCGGCATCGATATCGGCCTTGTCGAAAAAGGATTGATCAAACTAGCGACAACGGAAGAGGAAGCAGACGATCTCTATCGCCATTATACATTTTGGCGGGGCATAGGCGAACCGGTGCAGTGGCTCACGAAAGGGGAGGCGCTTGAAATGGAGCCGCGTCTTGCGGCGGAAGCGCTTGCCGGCGCGATGTACATCCCTGGCGATGGGCAAGTGAGCGCTCCGGATTTGGCCGCCGCTCTTGCCTATGCCGCCGCCTCCGCCGGCGCTTGTCTGTACGAGTATACGGAAGTGTTCGACATCCGTTCCGACAGCAGTGGGCATGTGTTAGACACAACAGGCGGGACGTTTGCCGCCGAGGCGGTCGTCATCGCTTCCGGCGCTTGGGCGGCGCGGCTCGGCGCGCGGGTCGGGCTTTCGCTTTCCGTTTATCCGGTCAAAGGAGAATGCGTCATGGTGCGCGCCCCGGTTCCGTTGTTGCAAACGACTGTATTTGCGAAAAACGGCTACTACATCGTTCCGAAATCAGGAAACCGGCTGCTCATCGGAGCGACGTCCACGCCCGGCACGTTCGATCGACGTGTATCGGCCGGTGGGGTGATGAACTTGCTTCACCGCGCCGCCCACCTTGTTCCGGACATCGAACAGGCGGAATGGGTGGCATCATGGAGCGGCATTCGGCCGCAGACCGAAGACGGCTTGCCTTATCTAGGCGAGCATCCGGAGCGGCGCGGCTTATTCGTCGCTGCCGGCCATTACCGGAACGGCATTTTGCTCAGCCCATTGACCGGTCTGCTTGTCGCCGACTTAGTGGAGCGGAAAGAGACGGCGTTTGATCTTGCGCCATTTTCGTTGACACGCCATATCGGAAAGGTGGGGGTGGAATGA